In Candidatus Zixiibacteriota bacterium, one genomic interval encodes:
- a CDS encoding DUF1579 family protein: protein MKARWSVMVLMMALVAVCAIVAVADDVPAQGEGGMPPMGPPEEIKNAAKIIGTWDVATKMKMDTAQVEWMEAPAVVTFSYFLDGGAIRMDYEMEMMGMPFKGFSISTYDRETKQWQEVWVDNMSCRLSMMTGTEENGVRIMTGTDIWQGQEMLTKNTSYNFTDTSFDWTMESSVDGGKTWFTGMTATYTKRK from the coding sequence ATGAAAGCACGTTGGTCTGTCATGGTACTGATGATGGCGCTAGTCGCGGTGTGTGCGATTGTCGCGGTTGCCGATGATGTTCCGGCGCAGGGCGAGGGTGGGATGCCCCCGATGGGTCCGCCCGAGGAAATCAAAAATGCCGCCAAGATCATCGGCACGTGGGATGTTGCCACGAAGATGAAGATGGACACGGCGCAGGTGGAATGGATGGAGGCGCCGGCAGTGGTCACCTTCTCGTACTTTCTGGACGGCGGCGCCATCCGCATGGACTACGAGATGGAGATGATGGGTATGCCGTTCAAAGGGTTCAGCATCTCCACCTATGACCGTGAAACGAAGCAGTGGCAGGAAGTCTGGGTCGACAACATGTCGTGCCGCCTGAGCATGATGACCGGCACCGAGGAAAACGGCGTGCGCATCATGACCGGCACCGACATATGGCAGGGGCAGGAGATGTTGACGAAAAACACCTCCTACAACTTCACGGATACCTCGTTCGACTGGACAATGGAAAGCTCGGTTGACGGCGGCAAGACCTGGTTCACCGGCATGACCGCCACCTACACCAAGCGCAAATAG
- the greA gene encoding transcription elongation factor GreA, producing MTERIYMSKDGLRKLEQELKKLKFEDRPEIVAEIKRAREHGDLSENAEYHAAKERQAHLERRIAELEDKLSRAHSIDTDQIPSDKVYLYAKVVVRDERDGEEIEYTIAPPDEVDIDNDIISVKSPIGQGLLGKAVGETAEIQVPAGLLKYTVVRISRD from the coding sequence ATGACAGAACGGATCTACATGTCCAAAGACGGGCTCCGCAAACTGGAACAGGAGCTCAAAAAACTGAAATTCGAGGATCGCCCGGAAATCGTGGCCGAAATAAAACGCGCCCGCGAACACGGCGATCTCTCCGAAAATGCCGAGTATCACGCCGCCAAAGAACGGCAGGCGCACCTGGAACGGCGGATCGCCGAGCTCGAGGACAAACTCTCCCGGGCACATTCGATCGACACCGACCAGATCCCCTCCGACAAGGTCTACCTGTATGCCAAAGTGGTCGTGCGTGACGAGCGGGACGGCGAGGAAATAGAATATACAATCGCCCCGCCCGATGAGGTGGATATCGATAACGATATCATCTCGGTGAAATCACCCATCGGGCAGGGCTTGCTCGGTAAAGCGGTGGGAGAGACCGCGGAAATTCAGGTACCGGCTGGCCTGCTGAAGTATACGGTGGTCAGAATATCACGGGATTAG
- the rsgA gene encoding ribosome small subunit-dependent GTPase A, with protein sequence MDLHILGWTEEFQSSFESTGLSSALPARVARQDKQRYLLLCEHGELTGHITGKMRHQSADDEDLPAVGDWVAIEPRLSELSATIVAVLPRRSAFRRSVPDTRKGPARAQVLAANIDTVFLVSGLDSNFSPRRIERFVLLAWESGATPVIVLNKSDLCDDIDAAVGQTRAVAVGVDIHAVSAAHRDGLEQLRPYCSVGKTVAFLGSSGVGKSTLINSLLGEERLKTTDTRAVDGKGRHTTTSRELVLLPDGGILIDTPGMRGLQLWSDGSGVEATFGDIEEFAARCRFRDCRHSTEPGCAVQAALENGELSPDRFESWRKLQREIQFQMRRQDISAALAEKARWKKIARKIRDLYRD encoded by the coding sequence ATGGATTTGCATATACTGGGGTGGACTGAGGAATTCCAGTCTTCCTTTGAGTCCACCGGCCTTAGTTCCGCCCTGCCCGCGCGGGTTGCACGGCAGGACAAACAACGCTACCTGTTGTTGTGCGAACACGGCGAGCTCACTGGACACATTACGGGAAAGATGCGTCACCAGAGTGCCGATGACGAGGATCTCCCGGCGGTCGGCGACTGGGTGGCGATCGAGCCGCGGCTGTCCGAGCTCAGCGCCACGATCGTGGCCGTGCTTCCCCGGCGAAGCGCCTTCCGGCGAAGTGTTCCTGACACACGGAAGGGTCCGGCACGGGCACAGGTGCTGGCCGCCAACATTGATACCGTTTTCCTCGTGTCCGGACTGGACAGCAATTTCAGTCCGCGCCGAATCGAGCGATTCGTGCTGCTGGCGTGGGAAAGCGGCGCGACGCCGGTGATCGTGCTCAACAAAAGCGATCTGTGCGATGATATCGACGCCGCAGTCGGTCAAACCCGCGCAGTGGCCGTCGGTGTCGATATTCACGCGGTCAGCGCCGCGCATCGCGATGGGCTCGAGCAACTCCGGCCTTACTGCTCGGTTGGAAAGACGGTGGCGTTTCTGGGCTCGTCGGGTGTCGGAAAGTCGACCCTGATCAACAGCCTGCTGGGCGAAGAGCGCCTGAAGACAACCGACACGCGGGCGGTCGACGGCAAGGGCCGGCACACCACTACGTCCCGCGAACTTGTCCTCCTGCCGGACGGCGGCATATTGATCGACACGCCCGGCATGCGCGGGTTGCAGTTGTGGAGCGACGGCTCCGGGGTCGAGGCGACCTTTGGCGACATCGAGGAATTTGCCGCCCGATGCCGGTTTCGTGATTGTCGTCACTCCACCGAACCCGGTTGTGCCGTGCAGGCCGCGCTTGAAAACGGCGAGCTGTCGCCCGACCGGTTCGAGAGCTGGCGCAAGCTGCAACGCGAAATTCAGTTTCAGATGCGGCGGCAGGACATTTCGGCCGCGCTGGCCGAGAAAGCGAGGTGGAAAAAGATCGCCAGAAAAATACGCGACCTTTACCGCGACTGA
- a CDS encoding PLP-dependent aspartate aminotransferase family protein: protein MRDYLKKKQFETRAIHLGQVPEDGTRSVTTAIYPSSTYRVEYPGDESGYVYSRWANPTRRALEETLASLENGTRAFAFSSGLAAMNAVFGLLRPGDHVVTLTDLYGGTRRQFERVLRNFQIDFSYVDGRDPADFEKAITDKTRLFWLESPTNPLMNLIDIERVSAIAGRHGIRTAVDNTFATPYIQKPLDLGADIAHHSASKYLGGHCDLIAGVLVVKDSDLAEKLYFQQYAVGAQLNPFESWLMLRGLKTLHVRMERHSVNSMKIVEYLEGEPMVERVYYPGIDGQPIPNGMKLPGGMVSFTIKNADFERVKKFAMSTRIFVLAESLGGVESLINHPASMTHASIPKEVREQHGVTDNLIRLSVGIEAVDDLLIDLRGAFAAIK, encoded by the coding sequence ATGCGCGATTACCTGAAAAAAAAGCAGTTTGAAACACGTGCCATTCACCTCGGCCAGGTTCCCGAGGACGGCACGCGGTCAGTGACCACCGCCATCTACCCCAGTTCCACCTACCGGGTGGAGTATCCCGGCGATGAGTCCGGGTACGTCTACTCGCGTTGGGCCAACCCCACTCGTCGGGCGCTGGAGGAGACGCTGGCATCGCTGGAGAACGGCACCCGCGCCTTCGCCTTTTCGTCGGGACTGGCCGCGATGAATGCCGTGTTCGGTCTGCTGCGTCCGGGCGACCACGTCGTCACCCTCACCGACCTCTACGGCGGCACGCGGCGGCAGTTCGAACGCGTATTGCGCAATTTCCAGATCGATTTTTCGTATGTGGACGGTCGCGACCCGGCCGATTTCGAAAAGGCCATCACCGATAAAACCAGGTTGTTCTGGCTGGAGTCGCCGACCAATCCGCTGATGAATCTCATCGATATCGAGCGCGTGTCCGCGATCGCCGGGCGGCACGGTATTCGGACCGCGGTCGATAATACGTTTGCAACCCCGTATATCCAGAAGCCGCTCGATCTCGGCGCCGATATCGCCCACCACTCCGCGTCCAAGTACCTCGGCGGCCACTGCGATCTCATCGCCGGCGTGCTGGTCGTGAAAGACAGCGATCTCGCCGAAAAACTCTACTTCCAGCAGTACGCGGTCGGCGCGCAGCTCAATCCGTTCGAATCGTGGCTGATGCTTCGCGGACTGAAAACCTTGCACGTCCGCATGGAACGGCACTCGGTCAATTCGATGAAAATCGTCGAGTACCTCGAAGGCGAGCCGATGGTCGAGCGGGTGTATTACCCCGGTATCGATGGACAGCCGATTCCCAACGGCATGAAGTTGCCGGGCGGTATGGTATCGTTCACGATCAAAAACGCCGACTTCGAGCGCGTGAAAAAGTTCGCCATGTCCACCAGGATCTTCGTGCTGGCGGAATCGCTGGGCGGGGTCGAGTCACTGATCAACCACCCGGCCTCCATGACCCACGCGTCCATCCCGAAAGAAGTGCGCGAACAACACGGCGTGACCGACAACCTGATTCGCCTCTCGGTGGGAATCGAGGCGGTTGATGATTTGCTGATCGACCTGCGCGGGGCCTTTGCCGCTATCAAGTAA
- a CDS encoding cysteine synthase family protein yields the protein MTKKFYVDDITQTVGETPLVRIRKMTADRGIRATVLVKPEYLNPTGSVKDRMAIYILNEAVKSGTLKPGGTIIEATSGNTGAAVAMFAAAHDYKAVLTIPDKMSKEKVDALKAFGAEVHVCPTAVPPDDPNSYYETAKRIAQSRPDVFMLNQYHNLDNIKAHYMTTGPEIWRQTAGRIDCFVAGVGTGGTMSGTAKFLKEQNPACEVVAVDVEGSVYYDYFKTRRMPEAHPYLVEGIGDDMLCEALDFSVIDEMYQANDKISFVFGRELARREGILAGGSAGAAVWAALEHAKKLDSGKTMVVILPDAGAKYISKMYNDDWMREKGFLD from the coding sequence ATGACCAAAAAGTTCTATGTCGACGACATCACCCAAACCGTTGGCGAAACCCCCCTCGTCCGGATCCGGAAAATGACGGCCGACCGGGGAATACGCGCGACCGTTCTCGTTAAACCCGAATATCTTAACCCAACCGGGTCGGTCAAGGACCGAATGGCTATCTACATCCTCAATGAGGCCGTCAAGTCCGGCACCCTCAAACCGGGCGGAACCATCATTGAGGCCACCTCCGGCAACACCGGTGCTGCCGTGGCCATGTTTGCGGCGGCCCATGATTACAAGGCCGTCCTGACCATCCCCGACAAAATGTCCAAAGAAAAAGTCGATGCCCTCAAGGCCTTTGGAGCCGAAGTGCATGTCTGCCCGACTGCGGTCCCGCCGGACGATCCCAATTCCTACTACGAAACCGCCAAGCGGATCGCCCAAAGCCGCCCCGATGTCTTCATGCTCAACCAGTACCACAATCTGGACAATATCAAAGCCCATTACATGACGACCGGCCCGGAGATCTGGCGGCAAACCGCTGGCCGGATCGACTGCTTCGTCGCCGGTGTCGGTACCGGAGGAACGATGTCCGGCACCGCGAAATTCCTCAAAGAGCAGAATCCGGCTTGTGAAGTCGTCGCTGTCGACGTCGAGGGGTCCGTTTACTACGACTATTTCAAAACCCGGCGTATGCCCGAAGCCCACCCGTACCTCGTCGAAGGTATCGGCGACGACATGCTCTGCGAGGCCCTGGATTTCTCGGTCATTGACGAGATGTATCAGGCCAACGACAAGATCTCGTTTGTCTTCGGACGGGAGCTGGCTCGCCGCGAAGGGATTCTGGCCGGCGGATCCGCCGGCGCTGCCGTCTGGGCGGCCCTGGAACACGCCAAAAAACTCGACAGCGGCAAAACCATGGTCGTTATTCTGCCCGACGCGGGCGCGAAATATATCAGCAAGATGTACAACGACGACTGGATGCGGGAAAAGGGATTTTTGGACTAG
- a CDS encoding aminotransferase class I/II-fold pyridoxal phosphate-dependent enzyme — protein MSVVSTISDERIQSLVTAITRSTVTSPESIIPFAEMSDAFTALFRLSHHSAAGVLVAGHADPGIALATDRAGMTVQEHLGISPFAADPDGLASLCATGRETVYVANPNRVTGSNFGRADLEFLARAVPRGLLVIDEYYFDFFNISAASLLASHDNIAIVRSFTAAFGIASSQSGYIMASPALVRRLDDFRRAQTFTVTLYRILSTTIENSEARALRVKMVNDEALRLSGELNAIGVQSRISPADFLLLRVADPTRFGNALARAKIDMRNLDGYPELKNYVRYTIQSPLNNDSLLNAIRRMPLDYYRIDTIDKRLMRLRTGKQERHAEAFDSERVVERSTAAPRVREDETVFQR, from the coding sequence ATGAGTGTCGTCAGCACCATCAGCGACGAGCGCATCCAGTCGCTCGTCACCGCGATTACGCGTTCAACCGTGACCTCACCCGAAAGCATCATTCCCTTCGCCGAAATGTCCGATGCATTTACTGCCCTGTTCCGCCTGTCTCACCATAGTGCGGCCGGGGTACTGGTGGCGGGCCACGCCGATCCCGGCATCGCGCTCGCAACCGATCGCGCCGGCATGACCGTCCAGGAACATCTCGGAATCTCTCCCTTTGCGGCCGATCCCGATGGTCTGGCGTCGCTGTGCGCGACCGGCCGGGAAACCGTCTATGTGGCCAATCCCAACCGTGTGACCGGCTCGAATTTCGGCCGCGCCGATCTGGAATTCCTCGCCCGTGCCGTACCGCGCGGTCTGCTGGTGATCGACGAGTACTATTTCGACTTCTTCAACATCAGCGCTGCATCCTTACTGGCGTCGCACGACAACATCGCGATTGTGCGCTCGTTTACAGCCGCCTTTGGTATCGCCTCGTCCCAATCCGGCTACATCATGGCGTCGCCGGCGCTCGTAAGACGACTCGATGACTTCCGTCGCGCACAGACCTTCACCGTCACGCTGTACCGAATCTTGTCTACGACGATTGAAAACAGCGAAGCGCGGGCGCTCCGCGTCAAAATGGTCAACGATGAAGCCCTTCGCCTGTCCGGCGAACTCAACGCCATCGGCGTCCAGAGCCGCATCTCTCCGGCAGACTTCCTGCTGCTGCGGGTCGCCGATCCCACCCGGTTCGGCAACGCGCTCGCCCGTGCGAAAATCGACATGCGCAATCTCGACGGGTACCCGGAACTCAAAAACTACGTACGGTATACCATCCAGTCACCGCTGAACAACGACTCCCTGCTCAACGCCATTCGCCGCATGCCGCTCGACTACTATCGCATCGATACGATCGACAAACGACTCATGCGGCTGCGCACGGGAAAACAGGAACGACATGCCGAGGCGTTCGATTCCGAGCGTGTCGTCGAGCGATCCACCGCCGCGCCGCGCGTTCGGGAAGACGAAACCGTTTTCCAGCGGTGA
- a CDS encoding capsule assembly Wzi family protein, translating into MSSFRLNTITRSILVIALTHPSIFAGVLPVGQPEYGVVYDRWERVEALSDSRFDWQLGPHALDSGFLLSGPFDGFADMSDDRLSLFTLAGGNYGFARKEPGTGFEFLRAGLAGQPNRRLFVFGSFSLDEALAEDPAYHGKVWRGFAGDVEDAFVHLDAGPFQATAGRFASFWGIRNSLVLAENSRLDGIGWRYRWGPLTLSYRLARLDGLSPLRDGVAEFENRYFAGHRLDVHVSNAVRIGAFETVIFGGPGRQIELFYLNPLIFFHGSQLNEGADDNTALGFDFTVKPMLGLKLYGQLFVDDFQIEKKQQGDQETDQYGIVLGAYAADLVSATDLRCEYTRVTNWTFNQILSRNRYTLDDRPLGAARGNDYDELTVSVIRWLNENLTVRGNGSLLRQGQGRVTAEWTAPWFDVDGDYSEPFPTGIVERTAALSVGLHGFVDRRLFVDLDGGVRFIRNHRHIDGDHTTQPFARIRISAFLSTIVNLH; encoded by the coding sequence ATGTCCTCATTCCGGTTAAACACGATCACCCGCTCGATACTCGTAATCGCCCTCACGCACCCGTCGATCTTCGCCGGCGTCCTTCCCGTCGGCCAGCCGGAGTACGGCGTCGTCTACGACCGATGGGAACGCGTCGAAGCGCTGAGCGACTCCCGATTCGACTGGCAACTGGGACCCCACGCGCTCGACAGCGGATTCCTCCTCTCCGGGCCGTTTGACGGGTTCGCCGACATGTCCGACGATCGGCTCAGTTTGTTCACGCTGGCCGGCGGCAACTACGGATTTGCGCGAAAAGAACCAGGTACCGGTTTTGAGTTTCTCCGCGCCGGATTGGCAGGACAACCGAACCGCCGGCTGTTTGTGTTCGGGTCGTTTTCGCTCGATGAGGCGCTGGCCGAAGACCCTGCCTACCACGGCAAAGTGTGGCGCGGTTTTGCCGGCGACGTCGAAGACGCCTTCGTGCATCTCGATGCCGGTCCGTTCCAGGCCACTGCAGGACGGTTCGCTTCCTTCTGGGGAATCCGGAATTCGCTGGTGCTGGCCGAAAACAGCCGTCTCGATGGTATCGGCTGGCGCTACCGCTGGGGACCGTTGACCCTCAGCTACAGGCTCGCGCGGCTGGATGGTCTTTCACCCCTGCGGGACGGCGTGGCCGAATTCGAAAACCGCTACTTCGCGGGACACCGGCTGGACGTGCATGTGTCGAACGCCGTTCGCATCGGGGCGTTTGAAACTGTCATTTTTGGCGGCCCCGGCCGGCAAATCGAACTGTTTTACCTCAACCCGCTGATCTTCTTCCACGGCTCGCAGTTGAATGAAGGAGCCGACGACAACACCGCCCTCGGATTCGACTTCACCGTGAAGCCCATGCTCGGACTGAAGCTGTACGGCCAGCTGTTTGTCGATGACTTTCAAATCGAAAAGAAACAACAGGGTGATCAGGAAACCGACCAATACGGTATCGTCCTCGGCGCCTACGCGGCCGATCTGGTCTCCGCCACCGACCTGAGGTGCGAGTATACGCGCGTGACCAACTGGACCTTCAACCAGATCCTCTCACGCAACCGGTACACACTCGACGACCGGCCCCTTGGCGCCGCGCGGGGAAACGACTACGATGAACTCACCGTCTCGGTTATTCGCTGGCTGAACGAGAACCTCACCGTCCGCGGCAACGGTTCGTTGCTGCGCCAGGGACAAGGCCGGGTCACCGCCGAATGGACGGCGCCGTGGTTCGATGTCGACGGTGACTACAGCGAACCGTTTCCGACCGGGATAGTGGAACGCACGGCGGCCCTGTCGGTGGGCCTGCATGGCTTTGTCGACCGTCGCTTGTTTGTCGATCTCGATGGGGGGGTGCGCTTCATCCGAAACCACCGTCACATCGACGGCGATCACACCACACAGCCCTTTGCCCGCATCCGCATCTCTGCCTTCTTGTCGACCATTGTCAACCTGCACTGA
- a CDS encoding thioredoxin domain-containing protein yields the protein MSASLSGNHPFTNHLIGENSPYLLSHAHNPVNWFPWGEEALTKARQETKPIFLSIGYAACHWCHVMERESFEDPQMAEVLNEHFVSIKVDREQRPDLDHIYMSFTQALTGSGGWPMSVFLTPDLKPFFAGTYFPPQDGMGRPGFLRVISEIAKAWYESRRDIVESSEDIFSKISTALAVSAPPGGLSREIIGRGAEGLLGQTDPIHGGIGGAPKFPHATELSLFLRYYRSSGDLRFLQAAEKALMGMARGGIYDQIGGGFSRYSVDQRWLVPHFEKMLYDNGLLVATYVEAYQITGNPSYLEIIRGTLDFILRELTDPGGGFYSALDADSEGVEGRFYVWTKAEIDALLGEKSADFCAFYNVTERGNFEGHSILNIDTTSDRIRQESPRPDFDMFLAECRNILFEARSRRVRPLTDDKVLTSWNGLALSSLCRGYQVSGMDRYLDAGRANASFVRDELFRNGALIHSWRDGKYSDGEFLEDYSYYVRGLLDLYESDPSRENAGWLTFAGTLAERAIRLFLDASDRFCLRPDGQSDLIMRPRDEHDGALPAPGSVMMMNLLRLHRLTGVELFGQKADAAIRAVSGTIARIPNAMASALAAVDMWLGDRIELVVIGEGPQRGAMLGELYRRYLPNRVVAISADGSAELPLFAGRSVANGDCKVYVCRNSVCDLPAGTTEELREHMGRL from the coding sequence ATGTCAGCCAGTTTGTCCGGTAACCATCCGTTTACCAATCACTTAATCGGTGAGAACTCGCCGTATTTGCTCTCCCACGCGCACAATCCGGTCAACTGGTTTCCGTGGGGGGAAGAGGCTCTCACGAAGGCACGACAGGAAACGAAGCCGATTTTCCTCTCAATCGGCTATGCGGCCTGCCACTGGTGTCACGTGATGGAAAGGGAGTCCTTTGAGGATCCGCAGATGGCCGAAGTTCTTAACGAGCATTTTGTGTCGATAAAAGTCGATCGTGAACAGCGTCCCGATCTGGACCACATTTATATGTCCTTTACGCAGGCGCTTACGGGAAGCGGGGGCTGGCCGATGTCGGTTTTTCTGACGCCCGATCTTAAGCCATTTTTCGCCGGCACATACTTTCCGCCGCAGGACGGTATGGGACGACCGGGATTTCTTCGTGTGATTTCTGAGATTGCGAAGGCCTGGTATGAATCGAGACGCGATATCGTGGAATCGTCAGAGGATATTTTCTCGAAAATCTCCACCGCTCTGGCGGTGAGCGCCCCGCCCGGCGGCCTGAGCCGAGAGATAATCGGTCGCGGCGCCGAAGGGTTGCTTGGCCAGACCGATCCGATCCATGGCGGTATCGGAGGCGCTCCCAAGTTTCCGCACGCAACCGAATTATCGCTCTTTCTGCGTTACTACCGGTCCAGCGGAGACCTTCGGTTCCTTCAGGCCGCGGAGAAGGCATTGATGGGGATGGCCCGGGGCGGCATTTATGACCAGATCGGCGGCGGGTTTTCGCGCTACTCGGTGGACCAACGGTGGCTGGTGCCGCATTTCGAGAAGATGCTCTACGATAACGGCCTGCTGGTCGCCACGTACGTGGAGGCCTACCAGATAACGGGTAACCCGTCTTACCTTGAGATCATTCGAGGCACTCTCGACTTCATTTTGCGGGAGTTGACTGATCCGGGCGGCGGATTCTATTCGGCGCTCGATGCGGACAGCGAGGGCGTGGAGGGCAGGTTTTACGTCTGGACCAAAGCCGAAATCGACGCGCTGCTTGGGGAAAAATCCGCGGATTTCTGCGCCTTCTACAACGTAACTGAGCGCGGAAACTTCGAAGGACACAGTATCCTGAATATCGACACGACCTCTGACCGGATACGGCAGGAGAGTCCGCGACCAGACTTCGACATGTTTCTGGCTGAGTGCCGCAACATTCTCTTCGAAGCCCGGTCCCGGCGCGTGCGACCACTTACCGACGACAAGGTTTTGACGTCGTGGAACGGGCTCGCCCTTTCCTCGCTGTGCCGGGGATATCAGGTCAGTGGGATGGACCGCTATCTGGACGCCGGCCGGGCCAACGCGTCGTTCGTGCGGGACGAGCTGTTCCGGAACGGCGCGCTCATCCACTCCTGGCGGGATGGGAAATACAGCGACGGCGAATTCCTGGAGGACTACTCCTACTACGTTCGGGGTCTGCTGGACCTGTACGAGTCCGACCCGAGCCGTGAGAATGCCGGATGGCTAACGTTTGCGGGCACACTGGCGGAACGGGCAATTCGCCTGTTTCTGGACGCGTCGGACCGGTTCTGCCTTCGCCCCGACGGACAATCAGATCTTATCATGCGGCCGCGCGACGAGCACGACGGCGCGCTTCCAGCCCCGGGCTCCGTTATGATGATGAATCTGCTTCGTCTTCACCGGCTTACCGGAGTCGAATTGTTTGGCCAGAAGGCCGATGCGGCGATTCGGGCGGTTTCCGGAACAATTGCGCGGATTCCCAATGCGATGGCATCGGCGCTGGCGGCAGTCGACATGTGGCTCGGCGACAGGATCGAATTGGTAGTGATCGGTGAGGGGCCACAGCGTGGCGCGATGCTCGGGGAACTCTATCGCCGGTATTTGCCCAACCGGGTTGTTGCAATCTCTGCCGATGGGTCTGCTGAGCTTCCGCTTTTCGCCGGCCGATCGGTTGCAAACGGCGACTGCAAGGTGTATGTTTGCAGGAATTCGGTCTGTGATCTGCCAGCAGGCACGACGGAGGAACTCCGCGAGCATATGGGGCGGTTATAA
- a CDS encoding sugar transferase, translating to MSVSTTTDNQPRMQTPDSVRAREPIRRLPARRIHRCERTGSLDSRTLVASRARRRRERTPRLLLSPQLVRALSGDVMDMALAALLAVTVLSSVTDNPAWLFFGPLGFAAVRWTIGRLTGARRLLGQVGLSHSLWSVLRFEIKASVGTLAAVYCLQPPIPPIMTGGLLLLNACVQVARWYLGTRLIAHERPGAQPVGAATRVFVIGTGPRARQAADILLDSLDKSFTILGFLDHSHDRLWSYRDIPLVGTPDQLRVKVGGGQVDAVVLAVEPDQLAATRPLIAESEQMGIPVCILPDIYTATIGQYNAGEIVGRSALILRATPESRVALLAKSVIDKLGAVVGIIVSAPIMLTCAALIKWESPGPILFKQVRAGLNGRPFQLYKFRTMCEDAERIKHRLQERNEMSGPVFKIRRDPRITRVGAILRKYSLDELPQFFNVLMGDMSLVGPRPPLPREVVGFDGWQRRKLSVKPGLTCLWQVNGRNEIDFEEWMKLDLRYIDTWSLSNDLRILVKTIPAVLKGSGM from the coding sequence ATGAGCGTTTCCACAACGACGGACAATCAGCCTCGGATGCAGACGCCCGATTCGGTGCGCGCCCGAGAACCGATACGTCGATTGCCTGCTCGCCGCATCCACCGCTGCGAACGGACCGGCTCATTAGACTCCCGTACGCTGGTGGCCTCGCGGGCCCGCCGGCGGCGCGAGCGTACCCCCCGACTGCTGCTGAGTCCCCAGCTCGTCCGCGCGCTGAGCGGCGATGTGATGGATATGGCGCTGGCTGCTCTGCTGGCGGTGACCGTGCTGTCGTCAGTCACCGATAACCCGGCGTGGTTGTTTTTTGGACCGCTTGGATTCGCCGCGGTTCGCTGGACCATCGGACGACTCACCGGCGCACGGCGTCTGCTCGGACAAGTCGGACTCTCCCATTCATTGTGGTCGGTACTCCGGTTCGAAATCAAAGCGTCCGTCGGGACGCTTGCTGCGGTGTACTGCCTCCAGCCGCCGATTCCGCCGATCATGACCGGCGGGTTGCTGCTGTTGAACGCCTGCGTTCAGGTGGCGCGATGGTACCTCGGGACCAGATTGATCGCACACGAGCGGCCTGGCGCGCAGCCGGTCGGGGCCGCCACACGGGTGTTTGTCATTGGCACCGGACCACGCGCCCGCCAGGCGGCCGATATTCTCCTCGACTCGCTCGACAAAAGCTTCACGATACTGGGCTTTCTCGATCATTCCCACGACCGGCTCTGGAGCTACCGTGATATCCCGCTGGTCGGCACTCCCGATCAGCTTCGAGTCAAAGTCGGCGGGGGGCAGGTCGACGCGGTGGTGCTGGCGGTCGAACCGGATCAACTGGCTGCAACCCGACCCCTGATCGCCGAGTCCGAACAGATGGGCATCCCGGTGTGCATTCTTCCGGACATTTACACCGCGACCATCGGGCAGTATAACGCCGGTGAAATCGTGGGGCGCTCGGCCCTTATCCTTCGCGCCACACCCGAGAGCCGGGTCGCACTGCTGGCCAAAAGCGTCATTGACAAACTGGGAGCGGTAGTGGGCATTATTGTCTCCGCCCCGATCATGCTCACGTGCGCCGCCCTGATCAAGTGGGAAAGCCCCGGACCGATCCTGTTCAAGCAGGTGCGAGCCGGCCTCAACGGCAGGCCGTTCCAGCTCTATAAGTTTCGCACGATGTGCGAGGATGCCGAACGGATCAAACACCGCCTGCAGGAACGTAATGAAATGTCCGGACCCGTATTTAAAATTCGAAGAGACCCGCGCATCACCCGAGTCGGAGCAATTCTCCGCAAGTACTCGCTGGACGAACTCCCGCAATTCTTCAACGTCCTGATGGGAGACATGTCGCTTGTTGGACCTCGCCCGCCGCTCCCGCGCGAAGTGGTCGGATTCGACGGCTGGCAGCGACGAAAGCTCTCGGTCAAACCCGGACTCACCTGCCTGTGGCAGGTGAACGGGCGGAATGAGATAGATTTCGAAGAGTGGATGAAACTCGACCTTCGCTACATCGACACATGGTCGCTTTCTAATGACCTGCGCATCCTCGTGAAAACGATTCCGGCCGTCCTCAAAGGGTCCGGCATGTAG